The genomic segment TGTAATGACAAACAGTTCACCAGaagtgcttaacccaggttaccgacaaaataaaagtcctttagcatacttcAGCATATACCCAACTAGGCAAATCAAATGAGGCTaacaatattgactttaaaattgttaaaaaataataataaaaaaaacagattttattcttgccgaaataaaacaatgaagactttttccagaagaaataatataatCGGAAATAgtggaaaattccttgctctgttaaaggttcacgaaacccttgagtacttttttgagatgttaacagatttgtgtgtgttgagcatcagttaagacaatgttagcacctgttagctgtaattgtgggaaaaactgaataatttggagcttttgtcagcttatttcagcttctgggtttaaaatgatttttggggcggatcaaaatcggcgacggagcgcaaaactgcaagtgcaaagatgatgcgtcggtttctcattattattcatagctgagttttcttatcctatgaggaGAGCCGGCTTCTTAAATATTCACGAGAGCAAGTGCTTTTTTTCGAAGGCAAGGcggacctgccagtgccaagctgtgagatcctacCTTGATGACTGGGTGAAAGGGAAGGGTCGTATGTatttgtttccatgattcacggggtttgttgcatgtttttccccgcgatgctgtcagggccaatacaacaaaactgtgtgtgtgctgcaagcatttttgtatggagagcagtacaagaattggagaatggtggacgttgtcttttatcaggagtttgttcacatttagacacatcgccgtgctgctgtgtttgcctaaatcctccagattaccaacagtgctaatggttaaaatagacagggcaagagacctgctgcactgagtctgcattcagacccggggattgagggagaagtcctcatttatagtgtttatatgaacacgattttctttataatgatataaattgtggttgtgtgtatatgaaattacgaataacaaatgtagcattaaattactgtttatttctttgacttttaactttgtaaactataaaatcatgcgtctcctcgtGTCTCATTTTGTGTGCTAACTGACAacacaacagttgttcgctcccctccttctccccctgctggccacgcccactcctgccctttgctcgcggagctccacgcccactatgatgcatcttttgaaaaaattctgaggtagacctgaaccgaaagtgggggtgtcatgaccctttaaaaatcatttgggaaatctaaaaaaaaaaaaaaaaaaaaaaaaaaaaatatatatatatatatatatatatatatatatatatatatatatatatatatatatatatatatatatatatatatatatatatatatatatatatatatatttttttttctaataattttgCTCTCAACTATATATGTAaggaaaaatgtacatttagcTGGTTGTTCTGGTATAATAAAGTCAGACAGGTTTGTATGAGACATACTAGATGTACATTAACCCACTTATTAtgtggctacttgccacaaaagtAAAGTATTAGATACAAAACACTGACCTGTGATGTAAGAATTTATTAGCTATTTAAATAAAGGTGCTGTTTGTtagtttttgacttttctaaagcagtggttggcgacgcagtggcacagtaggtagtgctgttgtctcacagcaagaaggtcgctggttcgagcctcggttgggtcagttggcgtttctgtgaggagtttgcatgttctccttgcattcgcgtggttttcctccgggtgctctggtttcccccacagtccaaagacatgcggtacaggtgaattggggaggctaaattgtccgtagtgtatgtgtgtgaattagtgtgtgtggatgtttcctagagatgggttgcagctggaagggcatccgctgcgtaaaacatatgctggataagttggtggttcattctgctgtggtgaccccagcttaataaagggactaatccaaaaagaaaatgaacaattgAATATTTTCACACAGAACCCAATACAttgaaatgataataatgatatttttggTTTGTATTTGTGTCAGATTGATGCTCTGCCGGAGGTGGTGGCCGCTGTAGCAGGACAGGTGGAGGTGTTCATGGATGGAGGGGTTCGAATGGGCTCAGATGTGCTGAAGGCTTTGGCTTTGGGAGCGAAGGCTGTGTTTATTGGCAGACCTGTCCTGTGGGCGCTTGCATGCCAAGTGAGAAACACTGcactacattaaaataaaaaaaggttgactcaacttaatattttaaggcaacttgctggaggctcagtggttaacactgtggcctcacagcaagaaggtctctggttcgagttagcatttcagtgtggagtttgcatgttctccctgtgttgacatgggtttcctccgggtgctccggttcaactcacagtccaaacacatgcgctacaggtgaattgaataaggttgcagctggaagggcatcagctgtgtaaaacaggggtgtccaaccctgttcctggagatcgacttTCCtgtatcaagtgctgttcaggtcctgattaattgatacaggtgtgtttgattagggtttgagctgaactctttagaaaggtcgatctccaggaaaagggttgagcacccctggtgtaaaacatatgctggataagttgtcggttcatttcactgtggcgacccctgatgaataaagggactaaaccgaaggaaattaataaatgaatgaataaaaaaatatgtgctctccttacaattttaaattgatttatctTTCTTGCAGTGTGTTAATATGAGGTTACTGATGTTTCTGTCTTCAGGGTGAGAAAGGAGTCAGTGATGTTCTGGAAATACTGCGCGAGGAACTGCATCTCGCTTTAGCGCTGGCAGGTACTTAATGTTTGGGTGTTGGTATGCACATGGgtcatgcaaataaaaaatcaattaatgcattaagttattaaattgaaaaaagcAGCATCATATAAATActgttaatgaaataaaatagaatcatatatatatatatatatatatatatatatatatatatatatatatatatatatatatatatatatttatacacacacatacatacatacatacatacatacatacatacatactagggatgggaagattcatcGATGTGTATCGATACGCgctcatgcgcgtgcacgatgcgagtgcttcggtagagcagcagaggatgaatgaaattttggaagcaaatcgagatgcatcgttttttgcgagatgcatcgatttttccgagatacagcttatatttttaatatagaatgtattttttatttattaacaagtgttgtcaacctgtttttggcgcataatttaatcgacctacataaagtatgccttagcaacggGCTTGAGGATGTGTACACtttcactacaactcagtgtatcaggtgtgcggatgaagctagtggtgcgccctcagaaagcgcgagaagcaaaacaaacattttattccccactgagttttaaatctaaagtatggcaacattatggatttaaggatggacgacatgacaggacagatgcaatttgcaaaatgtgccgcgcatctgtaaaatacgcgggcagtatgactaatctgaaatctcacttgaagcggcgccacggtgttgttgtgaaagcattttCCAGTGTTCCTGTATCCCCGGCTTTCGTACTGcatcaaccagctccaaaagtggtgagaaaagcattgcaaggtttttttccatgcgcaacagttctgctcgctctacgccaataacgaatgctattgcattgttcatctgcaaagatattcagcctagtgtcacggagaacgaaggttttaaacacctcctcctgttaatttttatttaattataataataataatattaataataataatgataaaaataatgggtgtcacggtggcacagtgggtagtttgaccacctcacagcaagaagattgctggtttgttatatttttattagcctgttgtttacagtgacagtgatgtttcaaagcaacataacactgctagtacacgaccttaagttttgaatattcagtggcaaaatatctttgtaaaacttgttttcatagttgaaaagttaaatcacaattgttgttgtgcaatggtaaacctttatgttgaaagagtgcaaatatatatatatatatttaatatatattgcacttatacattctgtttatcttgaaaatacttaaataatatgtgctataggttctaaaatgaccttctactgtaaactgacactctggctctgagagaaaagtcagtttgtaaaaaaaagtcttggttttacttggttaataaataatcaaactcattcaatggcacagcatcctctttcacatcatctcataaacttgatctaattagttagtgctgaaatatcgcatcgtatcgtgatatgggtgtgaatcgtatcgtgttgcatcgcaatatgtcacaaatatatcgctaatatatcggattgtattctttgtatcgagatgcgtatcggatcggcattatagcttagatgcccaaccctaatacatacatacatacatacattttttcatagttgcagaaaataaaataaattaattaattattgtatttgaaaaaacACTAGTATTCATCTAAAAGTGCGATTTAAAGTCtttactagattaattaggttaactagacatgttttttatttatttattttttttttatttatgctttattttaccaGAAATTACCCATTTAGATATTTTGCATCCCTTCTGCAGGGGGTCCTGGCCAAATATGGCAGAACAAAACGTTTCAGATacaaaaataccacaaaacaGTCACATGATTCTCTTCTcacaagatttttaaaaatatttagagatggaATTGTTTCTAATACGATAACACTCTGCATTTCATTCCTTATTGTAGGGCCAAAGGAGGGAAACGCTGTTTTACCGTACATACTCCAGGAAtagttaaatgtaatttataagaATTTTGTGTACTATAACTACAAGTACAATATGATaaaaggcgcattgttggcacattgctattcTGAGGAACTAAAACTGTGCAATAGAGCAGCTCAAAGCAGgtgtaaagtccagcgcagagagtGTTCATTGTGCGCCTCggttacacattgcttaaaacacacaggacgtacagcaatacacaaatatctttacaaatgaaaaagaattaaaagatttcaatattacaaaattataattttctacaTCAATATATAAACCACCGCGCCCATGCCTTCTTCATCCAGGggacttttttcagtttattgacGACAACTTGCTttggtataatgttattattattaatagtattatttattatatgcaaatttatatttgttttattaaaaaacggGCTAAGCTTTTGCCACCTGTCAGATTTTGGACCATATGGCACACAGCAtgcgtgtttggatataactcagttttttgaacacacttcgttattactgttcttttatttatttgctggaaattagaactgaatttagaaatagttttgaaacaaatctttgaccttaacaaacaaaaataattatgtaggctaatggatgtcttcagcagagtgtacaacactgtttccttatgcacaaaagagagaaagtgaaagtaaagaggctgaatggaggagactcgttctttatcctcgtgctgcagatgctctgtttaactgttttctctagtgaagcgttcagtttttcctcttacaaagtccgccatgtaaatagcaaatgctccatggcatgacgcaactgattcttaaagggaatgggtgaggagactctgattggtttattctcaaaacagacctaaaactcattaagagaataagctcaaccctgttagacaacACGCTGTGGCAAAGAGtgtattttttcatccttaaaatagcaaaagtggattcagacaagcccttaatgctttcttgtcatgcgctttagactttgcgtctAGATTGTTACAATAGGGCCCAATGTCagcgactaagaggattataaatgtgaagttttagatgaagcacaaataaacaccacactttttcacacaggtaacattagtcttgtttttgagtcTGCcactgacacataggcatttgtagcttcaCCCTCTTtagaaaagagcacaatctcttttgaatttaaagcgacagtcaccagaTTAGCAtcaaagggtcagtttcaaagagttctaaaacattatttgtgagctgaaacaaccccccccccccccccacacacacacacacactgtagaggcatcagagacttatttaacattttgcaaaaacaggtcccctttaaaagGCTATACAACACCAAATCTTCTTGGGTTTAcataaaattctgaaaaaaaacccACTTTAAAATGCTcatataaaagtataaaaaataaaatacaaataataaactgAAACGAGTCTTGTAAACAGTGTGATCTTGTATTTGTGTCAGGATGTCGCTCACTGAAGGAAGTCAACAGATCCCTTTTGAGAAGACCTGAACTCATTTCCAGGATCTGATGAGCATGTACTGTAAGTGCTGCATGCCGGGAGATTCGCTGCGTTTCAGTGACTGGGTGGACTTGTGCAGTTCAAATGAACCCCGAGGATTTGGGCACGACAGATTTAGCATcatgaataaaacatttgtgtAAGTCATTCGTGTAGAAGTTTGAATAAATGCATCAAAAGCGTGTGGTTTGTGCATGACAGCAAAATCCTTCCTGTTTACCGCAAACATGCAATGTTTAGCAGCCCAGAGCGGTTCTGTGACTCAAAGGGAATATTTTCTTCACTGCGAACACAACCAGGAGGAGTTTCAGATGAAGACTATAACTTAACATGAGCTGAGTTTCTGCACTttactacaactaatacaacTGAACAAAAGCTTTACTATAAATCAAATGATTTAGCTTTTATTctaatgttttcattttctgtgttattgtcagttttatttttttatatgtttatattagaTAACATATAAGATGTTAAGATGATATAAGAAGATCCTATTTCTTTTATCTACATCAAAGTATcacaattaatatattaattgtgctagctctctgcaactctcacatggtcgcccactgaagctaagcagggctgcgcccggtcagtacctggatgggagaccacttgggaaagccaggttgctgccggaagtggtgttagtgaggccagcagggggcgcccaacctgcggtctgtgtgggtcctaatgccccagtatagtgacggggagactctatactgctcagtgagcgccgtctttcggatgagacgttaaaccgaggtcccgactctctgtggtcgttaaaaatcccaggatgtccttcgaaaaagagtaggggtttaaccccggcatcctggccaaatctgcccactggcctctgtccatcatggcctcctaaccctccccatatcatgattggcatatcatcactctgtctcctctccaccaatcagctggtgtgtggtgtgcggtctggcgcaaaatggctgccgtcgcgtcatccaggtggatgctgcacactggtggtggatgaggagattccccccccccccattgtgtaaagcgctttgagtgcccagaaaagcgctatataaatgtaacgaattattattattaattattattattattattatatatatatatatatatatatatatatatatatatatatatatatatatatagagagagagagagagagagagagagagagagagagagagagagagagagaaagagaagagtaaacaactcactacagtttgagaaatgttgcagctgttggacagcataatgtacttttgaggctttttcaggtggaaatgtagttgtttagattgcaaatatgtagtttatttacaaGCATAGTGCCTATTTTCACTATTAGCGCAGTCACggtcatcagcctgtcatactgagcaaagtAGGACagttgacgttctgccacaagatggcgacagagaccacataatgaGGCCTCATGAGAGAAAAACGGCGcacatttcaaactacagctgatcaaatcattataaatcaggtaagtggctctctaagttgatctctttctctgttgtagtgttgtatttataccatagtaatctgctag from the Danio rerio strain Tuebingen ecotype United States chromosome 17, GRCz12tu, whole genome shotgun sequence genome contains:
- the hao1 gene encoding 2-Hydroxyacid oxidase 1 isoform X2 yields the protein MANFESPDLAFSKKEGYGEDSGLAVYVTQAIDATVRWQDIGWLKTLTKLPVVVKGVLTAEDAKEALKYGVDGILVSNHGARQLDGVPATIDALPEVVAAVAGQVEVFMDGGVRMGSDVLKALALGAKAVFIGRPVLWALACQGEKGVSDVLEILREELHLALALAGCRSLKEVNRSLLRRPELISRI